Proteins encoded within one genomic window of Halocatena marina:
- a CDS encoding nucleoside 2-deoxyribosyltransferase produces MSLSIYFAAPLFTQAELDFNERVCGLLEEEGHDVFLPQRDGLESDTLSEEKGAEDAMQEIFELDRKNVLDADLVTATLDGRVPSEGVCVEMAFAYDHDIPVIALKTDRRTFGFREEYNAMLYGLFEEKVDSPEELVTAVQQYDE; encoded by the coding sequence ATGTCTTTGAGCATCTACTTCGCGGCACCCCTGTTCACGCAGGCAGAGTTAGATTTCAACGAACGCGTCTGTGGACTGTTGGAAGAGGAAGGACACGATGTCTTTTTGCCCCAACGCGACGGTCTTGAGAGCGATACCCTCTCTGAAGAGAAAGGTGCAGAGGACGCAATGCAAGAAATCTTCGAGCTCGATCGCAAGAACGTCCTTGACGCCGATTTGGTAACGGCAACACTCGATGGACGGGTCCCTTCGGAGGGCGTTTGTGTCGAAATGGCATTCGCGTATGACCACGATATCCCTGTTATTGCTCTCAAAACCGACCGTCGAACGTTCGGATTCCGTGAGGAGTACAATGCGATGTTGTATGGTCTATTCGAGGAGAAAGTAGATTCCCCCGAAGAACTCGTCACCGCAGTCCAACAGTACGACGAGTAA
- a CDS encoding IclR family transcriptional regulator — MKQAKNPIGAVETTIQLIEALEHLDGATVTELSEHLGVTKGTVHNHLATLREHQYVVNQDGTYTLSLKFLVIGEYLRNNSVLYTNAKAEVEQLAKETGEYAHLSTEQNGLSQKLHKVQGENAIGKEYQRAKLQNPDCLHYTATGKAILGSLPRKRVETIIDHYGLPERTKHTITDRGELFETIETIRDRGYALNDEEEVERMRAVGAPICDKDGTVLGAVSVSGPISRMKNEQFREVLPEKVMNTATVIEMNVSMSERSGNLPRYE; from the coding sequence ATGAAGCAAGCAAAGAACCCGATCGGGGCGGTCGAAACAACCATTCAGCTCATCGAGGCGCTCGAACATCTCGACGGAGCGACCGTAACCGAACTCTCAGAGCACCTTGGGGTTACAAAGGGAACGGTTCACAACCACCTCGCAACTCTCAGAGAGCATCAGTACGTCGTCAATCAAGACGGCACGTATACATTGAGTCTCAAATTCCTCGTTATCGGCGAATATCTTCGAAATAACAGTGTTCTCTATACGAATGCAAAAGCGGAGGTTGAGCAGCTGGCCAAGGAAACGGGAGAGTATGCACACCTCTCGACCGAACAGAATGGACTCAGCCAGAAACTGCACAAAGTGCAGGGTGAGAACGCCATTGGAAAAGAGTACCAGCGAGCAAAGCTCCAGAATCCGGATTGTCTCCATTATACCGCGACTGGGAAGGCTATCCTCGGATCGTTGCCCAGAAAGCGCGTCGAAACGATCATCGACCACTATGGCCTTCCAGAGCGAACGAAGCACACGATCACTGATCGTGGAGAACTGTTCGAGACGATCGAGACCATTCGTGATCGGGGCTATGCGCTCAACGACGAGGAGGAGGTCGAACGAATGCGTGCGGTCGGTGCCCCGATCTGTGATAAGGACGGAACTGTCCTCGGTGCGGTGAGTGTCTCCGGTCCGATTAGTAGAATGAAGAACGAACAGTTCAGGGAGGTGTTACCCGAGAAAGTCATGAATACGGCAACCGTGATCGAGATGAACGTTAGCATGTCCGAACGAAGCGGAAACCTGCCACGATACGAGTAG
- a CDS encoding DMT family transporter, producing the protein MVGLDLLSTGSSYALGSALVWGTFLFYFKRYFNEYPSTVALVLTSSFGIACYLPVTAYTVWSGTPLFPSAFSLTEIIFTLITILIFSLALLTFYHAVSTGAVSVVSPISKIHPVFIVPIELFFLGTHVSVLQLFGIVLATFAVYLANYSGDGLFVPIRKLATFRPAQFGLLSAVLMALVNVSQRVLLHDIALTPQVWVLIKNGGVALLFVPIAASKWSVDVRGNLGTFLIAGLFIATGEHLVALAYATIPASVAAPLISLQAIIAVILGGLLLGEDHFTIRLFAALVAIFGIAFVTIPQ; encoded by the coding sequence ATGGTGGGTCTCGATCTACTGAGCACTGGAAGCAGCTACGCGCTCGGATCGGCCCTCGTCTGGGGCACATTTCTCTTTTATTTCAAGCGTTATTTCAACGAGTATCCATCAACGGTGGCGCTTGTGCTCACGAGCTCGTTCGGTATCGCGTGTTATCTTCCTGTTACGGCGTATACAGTGTGGTCAGGGACTCCATTATTTCCGTCGGCATTCAGTCTGACGGAGATCATATTTACACTGATTACAATTCTGATATTCTCACTCGCTCTCCTTACGTTCTACCACGCTGTCAGTACAGGGGCTGTGTCGGTAGTATCGCCGATCAGCAAGATTCATCCAGTGTTCATCGTGCCAATTGAACTCTTCTTTCTGGGAACACACGTATCGGTGCTCCAGCTGTTCGGGATTGTTTTGGCCACATTTGCGGTCTATCTCGCGAACTATTCGGGCGATGGGCTCTTCGTCCCGATACGAAAACTTGCGACATTTCGACCAGCACAGTTTGGCTTGTTGAGCGCCGTCCTCATGGCGCTCGTGAACGTCTCACAGCGGGTGCTGTTGCACGATATCGCGCTGACACCACAAGTGTGGGTTCTCATCAAGAACGGCGGGGTCGCGTTACTGTTTGTGCCAATCGCCGCTTCCAAGTGGTCGGTCGATGTCCGTGGGAATCTCGGTACATTCCTGATTGCCGGATTATTCATCGCGACGGGGGAGCATCTCGTCGCACTCGCATACGCAACGATTCCAGCGAGTGTTGCGGCACCACTCATTAGCTTACAGGCTATCATCGCAGTCATTTTGGGTGGACTCCTCCTCGGTGAAGATCATTTTACGATTCGGCTGTTTGCTGCACTCGTCGCCATATTTGGGATCGCGTTCGTCACGATCCCGCAGTAG
- a CDS encoding nucleoside 2-deoxyribosyltransferase — protein sequence MQVYFAGPLFNQAERAFNERVCKALEAEGYEVFLPQRDVGDIGELEVMEQENVSTEDVLQEIFEVDRQGVLDADIVTATLDGRVPSEGTVIEAAIAYEHNIPVIGLKTDRRVFAMDEPYNAMVFGVLDDIVSTPTELIDAVNEQAAELAPEQE from the coding sequence ATGCAAGTCTACTTTGCAGGACCACTGTTCAACCAGGCAGAGCGAGCGTTCAACGAGCGTGTTTGTAAGGCACTGGAAGCAGAGGGCTACGAGGTGTTTCTCCCACAACGGGACGTCGGCGATATCGGTGAACTGGAGGTAATGGAACAAGAAAACGTCTCGACCGAAGACGTACTCCAAGAGATCTTCGAAGTCGATCGTCAAGGTGTTCTCGATGCCGATATCGTGACCGCGACACTCGATGGGCGTGTGCCTTCCGAGGGGACAGTCATCGAAGCAGCAATCGCCTACGAACACAACATTCCCGTTATCGGTCTGAAAACCGACCGTCGTGTGTTCGCAATGGATGAACCGTACAATGCCATGGTATTCGGGGTCCTTGATGACATCGTGTCGACACCGACTGAGCTCATAGACGCTGTCAACGAACAAGCAGCAGAACTCGCCCCGGAGCAGGAATAA